The Phacochoerus africanus isolate WHEZ1 chromosome 3, ROS_Pafr_v1, whole genome shotgun sequence genome window below encodes:
- the GAL3ST2 gene encoding galactose-3-O-sulfotransferase 2: MYPPEPELRGLLPTGPLVDSGWQAGDSGPVPVRVRQSARVTVHTWLCPSHTGDPQGRVVVGCQPGRHREASPSDPRDGSAGMALLPLPDLAGILVCLSAMGAAGVASWASALREPPPPSWAAPTASGTGLALQTRTAGPLGRISLLLATPAGPSWTAGLLSCPGRGSSSPFTPAPHMDVKYKVLGSSPQSEDPSGTSTGTAGRASAFSPTLSGPGRGLPALFLLRRHHTQPGACALGHLPGQRGQPELPPARSLRPQTLETCCLLWAACRAPARDPFTCSEACWYQLPLHVAGARGPGRPAKQSLCGDAAGVGCGRDPSRVLFSFSFRLDVGLRDPLGVGPDDSGPLGFVPSPQSPPCTADIGYKLSHDEGVWRGRGGWHWLLLSPDSGWRGPVPHRCFWAILLLALTVSLLAGFLHKDVRLLMPLLKGQAEGPPITNVMFLKTHKTASSTVLNILFRFAETHNLSVALPAGQRVHLGYPWLFLARYVEGIEEGSPEQRFNIMCNHLRFNLPEVRKVMPNDTFYFSILRNPVFQLESSFIYYKRYVPAFRDVVSLEAFLASPGTYYNESQGLRNAYARNGMWFDLGFDNNAPAEDAYVRARLAEVERRFQLVLIAEHFDESMVLLRHLLRWRLDDVVSFPLNLRSPGSITSLTPEGQERAKRWCALDWRLYQHFNRTFWARLRTELGPRRLRSEVAQLQARQRELQALCVQDGAPKNKSQITDLRLRPYQSGEADILGYSLRPGLDKEMVQLCQRMVTPELQYTARLYTQQFPEKPPKNIPFLGA, translated from the exons ATGTACCCGCCAGAGCCGGAGCTCAGGGGGCTGCTGCCCACAGGGCCCTTGGTGGATTCTGGCTGGCAGGCGGGC GACTCAGGCCCCGTGCCCGTCAGAGTGCGCCAGAGTGCGCGTGTGACCGTGCACACATGGTTGTGTCCCTCACACACAGGGGACCCACAGGGCCGGGTGGTCGTGGGCTGCCAGCCAGGCAGGCACAGGGAGGCCTCTCCGTCGGACCCTCGGGATGGCTCTGCTGGCATGGCGCTGCTCCCACTCCCAGACCTGGCTGGCATCCTTGTGTGTCTATCTGCCATGGGGGCTGCCGGG GTGGCCAGCTGGGCATCTGCCCTCCGGGAGCCCCCTCCCCCGTCCTGGGCCGCCCCCACTGCCAGTGGCACCGGACTGGCCCTGCAGACCCGGACAGCTGGGCCCTTGGGCCGCATCTCTCTGCTGCTGGCTACGCCTGCTGGGCCCTCCTGGACAGCAG GGCTTCTGTCTTGCCCTGGCCGGGGGTCTTCCTCTCCtttcacccccgccccccacatgGACGTGAAATACAAGGTGCTGGGCTCCAGCCCCCAGAGCGAAGACCCTTCCGGAACCTCCACTGGGACCGCAGGCCGGGCCTCCGCCTTCTCGCCCACACTTTCAGGCCCGGGTCGGGGGCTCCCTGCACT GTTCCTACTCCGCCGGCACCACACCCAGCCTGGTGCCTGTGCCCTGGGCCACCTGCCGGGGCAGCGGGGCCAGCCTGAACTGCCGCCTGCCCGCTCGCTGAGGCCGCAGACCCTGGAAACATGCTGTCTGCTCTGGGCGGCTTGCAGAG CCCCTGCCAGAGACCCCTTCACCTGCTCAGAGGCCTGTTGGTACCAGCTGCCCCTCCACGTTGCTGGAGCCCGAGGGCCTGGGCGCCCTGCCAAGCAGAGCCTGTGTGGAGACGCAGCCGGTGTGGGCTGTGGGCGAGACCCCTCTCGcgtcctcttctccttctccttcagaT TGGATGTGGGGTTGAGGGACCCACTGGGGGTGGGGCCTGATGATTCAGGCCCACTGGGTTTTGTCCCCTCACCCCAGAGCCCCCCGTGCACAGCAGATATTGGATATAAGCTGTCCCACGACGAGGGGGTGTGGAGGGGTCGGGGTGGGTGGCACTGGCTCCTCCTGAGCCCAGACTCAGGGTGGAGGGGCCCTGTTCCCCACAGGTGCTTCTGGGCCATCCTCCTCCTGGCCCTGACCGTGTCCCTGCTGGCCGGCTTCCTACACAAGGACGTCAGGCTGCTCATGCC CCTGCTCAAGGGCCAGGCTGAAGGGCCCCCCATCACCAACGTCATGTTCCTCAAGACGCACAAGACGGCCAGCAGCACGGTGCTCAACATCCTCTTCCGCTTCGCCGAGACGCACAACCTGTCGGTGGCACTGCCCGCGGGCCAGCGCGTCCACCTGGGCTACCCCTGGCTCTTCCTGGCGCGCTACGTGGAGGGCATCGAGGAGGGCAGCCCCGAGCAGCGCTTCAACATCATGTGCAACCACCTGAGGTTCAACCTGCCGGAG GTGCGGAAAGTCATGCCCAACGACACTTTCTACTTTTCCATCCTCAGAAACCCTGTCTTCCAGCTCGAGTCCTCCTTCATCTATTACAAGCGCTACGTCCCGGCCTTTAGGGACGTCGTCAGCCTGGAGGCCTTTCTGGCCTCCCCGGGGACCTACTACAACGAGAGCCAGGGCTTGCGCAACGCCTACGCCAGGAACGGCATGTGGTTCGACCTGGGCTTCGACAACAACGCGCCTGCGGAGGACGCCTACGTGCGCGCGCGCCTGGCCGAGGTGGAGCGGCGCTTCCAGCTGGTGCTCATCGCCGAGCACTTCGACGAGTCCATGGTGCTGCTGCGGCACCTGCTGCGCTGGCGGCTGGACGACGTCGTCTCCTTCCCGCTCAACTTGCGCAGCCCGGGCAGCATCACCAGCCTGACGCCCGAGGGTCAGGAGCGCGCCAAGCGCTGGTGCGCCCTGGACTGGCGCCTCTACCAGCACTTCAACCGCACCTTCTGGGCGCGGCTGCGTACCGAGCTGGGCCCGCGGCGGCTGCGCTCCGAGGTGGCGCAGCTGCAGGCGCGGCAGCGCGAGCTCCAGGCCCTCTGCGTGCAGGACGGCGCCCCCAAGAACAAGTCGCAGATCACTGACCTCAGGCTGCGTCCTTACCAGTCGGGCGAGGCCGACATTCTGGGCTACAGCCTGAGGCCTGGCCTGGACAAGGAGATGGTGCAGCTGTGTCAGAGGATGGTCACGCCGGAACTCCAGTACACGGCCCGCCTGTACACGCAGCAGTTCCCAGAAAAGCCCCCCAAGAACATACCCTTCCTGGGGGCGTAG
- the NEU4 gene encoding sialidase-4 → MGAPHVPARTVLFQRERTGLTYRVPALLPVPPGPTLLAFAEQRLSPDDAHAHRLVQRTGTLAGGSVRWGAARVLGTAALDEHRSMNPCPVHDARTATVFLFFIAVRGHTPEAAQIASGRNAARLCCVTSRDAGRSWGSARDLTAEAVGGAEQDWATFAVGPGHGVQLRSGRLLVPAYTYRVDRRECFGKICRTSPHSFAFYSDDHGRTWHHGGLVPNLRSGECQLAVVDGGQAGGILYCNARSPLGSRVQALSEDEGTSFLPGELVPSLAETARGCQGSIVGFPAPLSSRPRDEGWSVGPRNAPDPPRFCPGVQEPPGESAGDMGPGRGLSGPEERRPGPGDPGPGLSGNRGARTPELLGPPVTLSQSPTWLLYSHPVGRRARLHMGIRLSRSPLDPHSWTEPWVIYEGPSGYSDLASIGPSPGGVLAFACVYESGARVSFEEISFCMFSLREVLGNVRAGAGLPSLGNKPREHCQPS, encoded by the exons ATGGGGGCCCCGCATGTCCCTGCGCGGACCGTGCTCTTCCAGCGCGAGAGGACTGGCCTGACGTACCGCGTGCCCGCCCTGCTGCCCGTGCCCCCGGGGCCCACCCTGCTGGCTTTCGCGGAGCAGCGGCTCAGCCCCGATGACGCGCACGCCCACCGCCTGGTGCAGAGGACCGGCACGCTGGCCGGGGGCTCCGTGCGG TGGGGCGCCGCGCGCGTGCTGGGGACGGCGGCCCTGGACGAGCACCGCTCCATGAACCCCTGCCCGGTGCACGACGCGCGCACCGCCACcgtcttcctcttcttcatcgCTGTGCGCGGCCACACGCCCGAGGCCGCGCAGATCGCCTCCGGCAGGAACGCCGCGCGCCTCTGTTGCGTCACCAGCCGGGACGCCGGGCGCAGCTGGGGCAGCGCGCGGGACCTCACGGCGGAGGCGGTGGGCGGCGCCGAGCAGG ATTGGGCCACGTTCGCTGTGGGCCCAGGACACGGCGTCCAGCTGCGCTCTGGTCGCCTGttggtgccggcctacacctacCGAGTGGACCGACGGGAGTGCTTTGGCAAGATCTGCAGGACCAGCCCCCACTCCTTCGCCTTCTACAGCGATGACCATGGCCGCACCTGGCACCACGGAGGCCTCGTGCCCAACCTGCGCTCAGGCGAGTGCCAGCTGGCCGTGGTGGATGGTGGGCAGGCCGGTGGCATCCTCTACTGCAATGCCCGGAGCCCCCTGGGCAGCCGCGTGCAGGCGCTCAGTGAGGATGAGGGCACCTCCTTCCTGCCTGGGGAACTGGTGCCCAGCCTGGCCGAGACTGCCCGGGGCTGCCAGGGCAGCATCGTGGGCTTTCCGGCCCCGCTGTCCAGCAGGCCCAGGGATGAGGGATGGTCCGTGGGCCCCAGGAACGCCCCTGACCCTCCACGTTTCTGTCCTGGGGTCCAGGAGCCCCCAGGGGAGAGCGCTGGAGACATGGGACCGGGCAGGGGGCTGAGTGGGCCAGAAGAACGTCGGCCTGGACCGGGGGATCCTGGCCCTGGGCTCAGTGGCAACAGGGGGGCCCGAACCCCAGAGCTCCTGGGGCCCCCTGTGACCTTGTCTCAGAGCCCCACGTGGCTGCTGTATTCCCACCCCGTGGGGCGCAGGGCCCGGCTCCACATGGGCATCCGCCTGAGCAGGTCCCCCCTGGACCCCCACAGCTGGACGGAGCCCTGGGTGATCTATGAGGGCCCCAGCGGCTACTCTGACCTGGCATCCATCGGGCCCAGCCCCGGGGGCGTCTTGGCCTTCGCCTGTGTGTATGAGAGCGGGGCCAGGGTCTCCTTTGAGGAGATCTCCTTCTGCATGTTCTCCCTGCGTGAGGTCCTGGGGAACGTGCGGGCGGGCGCCGGGCTGCCCAGCCTCGGGAACAAGCCTCGGGAGCACTGCCAGCCCTCCTGA
- the PDCD1 gene encoding programmed cell death protein 1 isoform X2 yields MGTPRALWPIVWVVLQLRWWPGWLLDAPSRPRGPLTLSPAQLTVPEGANATFTCSFPSEPKHFILNWYRLSPSNQTDKLAAFSEDGSQPGRDPRFHVTPLPNGRDFHMSVVATRRNDSGTYFCGAIYLPPKTQINESHQAKLTVTERVLELPTEHPSCPPRPEGHLEGQVLVITSVLLGLLLLLLLAWSLAAFFLWAPRGDRAHQTENQPREGASSGLVFTVDYGELDFQWREKTPVPSAACVSEQTEYATIVFPERPGSPGRRASADSPQGPWPPKTEDGHSSWPL; encoded by the exons ATGCCCCCAGCAGGCCCAGGGGCCCCCTCACCCTCTCCCCGGCCCAGCTCACGGTGCCCGAGGGGGCCAATGCCACGTTCACCTGCAGCTTCCCCAGCGAGCCCAAGCACTTCATCCTCAACTGGTACCGCTTGAGCCCCAGCAACCAGACGGACAAGCTGGCCGCCTTCTCCGAGGACGGCAGCCAGCCAGGCCGGGACCCACGCTTCCACGTCACGCCGCTGCCCAACGGACGAGACTTCCACATGAGTGTGGTGGCCACCAGGCGCAATGACAGTGGCACCTACTTCTGTGGGGCCATCTACCTTCCCCCCAAGACACAGATCAACGAGAGCCATCAGGCAAAGCTCACAGTGACAG AGAGAGTCCTGGAGCTGCCCACAGAGCACCCCAGCTGCCCGCCCAGGCCCGAAGGCCACTTAGAGGGCCAGGTCCTGGTCATCACCAGCGTCCTGCTggggctcctgctgctgctgctgctggcctggagCTTGGCCGCCTTCTTCCTCTGGGCCCCTCGAG GTGACCGTGCCCACCAGACCGAGAACCAGCCTCGG GAGGGCGCCTCTTCTGGGCTTGTATTCACTGTGGACTATGGGGAGCTGGACTTCCAATGGCGAGAGAAGACCCCGGTGCCCTCCGCTGCCTGTGTCTCGGAACAGACCGAATACGCCACCATCGTCTTCCCAGAGAGGCCGGGCTCCCCAGGCCGCAGGGCCTCAGCAGACAGCCCGCAAGGGCCCTGGCCTCCGAAGACGGAGGATGGACACAGCTCTTGGCCCCTCTGA
- the PDCD1 gene encoding programmed cell death protein 1 isoform X1 translates to MGTPRALWPIVWVVLQLRWWPGWLLDAPSRPRGPLTLSPAQLTVPEGANATFTCSFPSEPKHFILNWYRLSPSNQTDKLAAFSEDGSQPGRDPRFHVTPLPNGRDFHMSVVATRRNDSGTYFCGAIYLPPKTQINESHQAKLTVTERVLELPTEHPSCPPRPEGHLEGQVLVITSVLLGLLLLLLLAWSLAAFFLWAPRGDRAHQTENQPRKEGASSGLVFTVDYGELDFQWREKTPVPSAACVSEQTEYATIVFPERPGSPGRRASADSPQGPWPPKTEDGHSSWPL, encoded by the exons ATGCCCCCAGCAGGCCCAGGGGCCCCCTCACCCTCTCCCCGGCCCAGCTCACGGTGCCCGAGGGGGCCAATGCCACGTTCACCTGCAGCTTCCCCAGCGAGCCCAAGCACTTCATCCTCAACTGGTACCGCTTGAGCCCCAGCAACCAGACGGACAAGCTGGCCGCCTTCTCCGAGGACGGCAGCCAGCCAGGCCGGGACCCACGCTTCCACGTCACGCCGCTGCCCAACGGACGAGACTTCCACATGAGTGTGGTGGCCACCAGGCGCAATGACAGTGGCACCTACTTCTGTGGGGCCATCTACCTTCCCCCCAAGACACAGATCAACGAGAGCCATCAGGCAAAGCTCACAGTGACAG AGAGAGTCCTGGAGCTGCCCACAGAGCACCCCAGCTGCCCGCCCAGGCCCGAAGGCCACTTAGAGGGCCAGGTCCTGGTCATCACCAGCGTCCTGCTggggctcctgctgctgctgctgctggcctggagCTTGGCCGCCTTCTTCCTCTGGGCCCCTCGAG GTGACCGTGCCCACCAGACCGAGAACCAGCCTCGG AAGGAGGGCGCCTCTTCTGGGCTTGTATTCACTGTGGACTATGGGGAGCTGGACTTCCAATGGCGAGAGAAGACCCCGGTGCCCTCCGCTGCCTGTGTCTCGGAACAGACCGAATACGCCACCATCGTCTTCCCAGAGAGGCCGGGCTCCCCAGGCCGCAGGGCCTCAGCAGACAGCCCGCAAGGGCCCTGGCCTCCGAAGACGGAGGATGGACACAGCTCTTGGCCCCTCTGA